One stretch of Brevibacillus laterosporus DNA includes these proteins:
- a CDS encoding aspartyl-phosphate phosphatase Spo0E family protein, with protein MNKRFKKIIKRLRQELEQLYCKEGSFSSPTVLQMSQQLDESIVAFQKLTKH; from the coding sequence ATTAACAAACGATTTAAGAAGATTATTAAACGCCTCCGTCAAGAATTAGAGCAGTTGTATTGTAAAGAAGGTTCGTTTTCAAGTCCAACAGTATTACAGATGAGTCAACAACTAGATGAGTCTATTGTTGCCTTTCAAAAGCTTACAAAACATTAA